CCGCTTACACGGAAAAAGGCGTTCTTCCCCCTTTGCGCTCCATGCTGCGCCAGGTGCCGTGCGTGATGGAAATGCAGACGGTGGAAATGCTCATGTCCCAGTTGCGCGAGGAAAAGGCCAAGGAAGCCTTCGTACTGAATGAATACGGAAAATTCGTGGGGCTGGTGACGCTGGAACGCCTGCTGGGTGAAATGGTGGGGGACATCGACGATGAATTCATCCGCTCCGGAGAAAAGGTGGAATACCTGCCTGACGGCTCCGTCAGAATTCCCGGAATGATGCGCGCCCACAAGGCGGAATGCCTGGTTCCCTTCCTGATGAACGGAGCCACGACGGTGGGCGGCTGCGTGATCAAGCACATGTCCTGCATTCCGAAGGAGGGGGACCGGCTGATCATCGCTGGGCGCGTGCTGGTGGTGGAAAAAATGGATCACAACCGTGTATCCTCCGTCCTGCTGCTTCCTCCTGAAAAAAAGGCGGAAGGTAAACCTGCCGTGGAAAGCGGGGTGGATATATGATGACGGTTCTCATTATTCTGCTGCTGATCGTTCTCAACGGGCTGTTTGTGGCTGCGGAATTCGCTCTGCTCGGCGCTCCCCGCGCGGCCCTGGAGCAGATGGCGGCCTCCGGAAACATGGTGGCGCGCCACATCACCCAGGTGCTGAAAACTCCCAGGCTCCAGGACCGCTACATTGCCACGGCCCAGCTCGGCATCACGTTTGCCAGCCTGGGGCTGGGCATGTACGGGGAGCATACCATGGCCGTATGGATTCAGGAATGGCTGGGCCGGTACGGGTGGGCTTCCTGGCTGGTGGCGCACGGTGCGGCCAGCGTCCTGTCCGTGGGCTTGCTGACGTATCTCCACATCGTTCTGGGGGAAATGGTGCCCAAGGCCCTGGCTCTTCAATACGCCACGAAGCTCTGCCTCATCATCACCATGCCCATGTACGTCATCCAGCTCTGCCTGTATCCTCTCGTGGTGGGCATGAACACGCTGGGCAACTTCTTCCTGGGACTTTTGGGGGTGGACAGGAATGAATCCAAATCTCACTACCATTCCGCGGAGGAACTCCAGTACATCATTGAGGAAAGTCATGAAAACGGCGCTCTGCCGGAAGAATCGGGCCGCATCATGGACTGCCTGTTTGACCTGGATGACTTGTATGTTCACCAGGTAATGACGCCGCGTGTCCGGATAGATGCCATTCCGGAAGGGGCGGACCATGAGCAAATCCGGGAAATCGTGCGCCGCACCCGCCGCACGCGCTACCCCGTTTACCGCGGGGACCTGGACCATGTGGTCGGGATGGTTCATGCCCGCGACCTGTTCCGGATCATGCTCCGGGGGGAATCTCTGGGGACCCAATACATTCATTCCATTCCGAAGGTCCCCAAAACCGTCAAATTTGACAATGTGGTGGAAATCATGCGGAGGGACAACGTGCGGCTGGCCATTATCCTGGACGAACACGGCGGCACTTCCGGCCTGCTCACCCTGACGGACGTATTTTCCGAGGTAATGGGCTGGGACCGCGGCCGCATCCGCGTTCTGACGGACCTGCCGCCGGACGCCGTGGGATTTTCCTGCGACGTGTCCGGCCTGGCCCGCATCGGCGAACTGGGGGAAGCCTTGGACATGGACTTGCAGAATGAGGAAATAGACACCGTGGGCGGTCTGGTCCTCAACCTGCTCCAGGCTCCGGCGCGGGAAGGCGATATTGTCGGCTACCTCGGTTTGGAATTCAAGGTGACCCGGACGGACAACGGAGGGGTGGAGCGGTGCGTCGTCACCCGGATTACCCCGCTGATGCGGGAAGAGGCGCTGGAAGGCGAGGAATAACTGTTCTTCGCCACTTTCTCTGCGTTTCCGGGGGATTTGCGTAAAAGTTCCTTGGTGGAGCGTCTATAATGTGGCAAGATATTCCCCGCCATGTCTGAAACTGAACCTTCCCGCGTTTCCAGCAAAAAGCCATCCGTGAAAAAATGGGTGGTTCTTATTGTCGTGCTGGGGGCGCTCGTGGGACTGGGAACCATGATGAAGGCATGGATGGAAAGACGGGCGGGAACAGGCGTCCAGCCGGCCGTATTTACGGGCGGCAGCGAGCACTGGGACCAGAATGAAGTTCCCGTTTCCATGCAGTGCGGCGCCTGCCATGAAAAGGAATTCAGGCAGTGGGCCGGTTCCGACCACGCCTGGGCGTTCCGCAAGCTGGGGGACCAGTGGGAATCCGAGGCTTTCCACAACATGAAGCTGAGCGCCCACGGCAGCGTTCTCCAATTTTCCACGGACGGGCAGGGACGTACCGTTCACGACGGACAGGCCAATACCTCGTGGCGGGCGGAATGGGCCACGGGACGCATCCCTCTGGTGCAGTACCTAGTCCCCGCGAAGGATGGCGGCTACCATACCCTCAGCGCCGCATGGGACGTGAACCGCAAGGAATGGTTCGATATCTTCGGCAAGGAAGTCCGCCAGCCCGGCGACTGGGGCCACTGGACGGGCCGCGGCATGAACTGGAACACCCAGTGCGCCTGGTGCCACATGTCCCTGTTCCATAAAAACTATGATCCCGTCAAGGACCGCTACGCCTCCACCTGGAAGGAACCCGGCGTCACCTGCATCCAGTGTCACGGCCCCCTGCTGGACAAGCCGGAGGCGGGAACGGGATGCATGATCTCCACCAAGAACAAGCTGACGCCTCAGCAGATTCACGACAACTGCGCTTCCTGCCATGCCCGGCGCGATGAATTCGACCATGATTTTGCCGTGGGGGACCGCTTTGACGACCATTTCCAGCTGGTGCTTCCCGTTCAGCCCGGCGTATTCTGGCCCAACGGCATGCAGAGGGACGAGGACTACTGTGAAACGGGGCTGCGCCTGAGCCGCATGGGCAAGGCGGGCGTCACCTGCCTGGACTGCCATGATCCGCATACCGGCACGCTCAAGCTTCCCCAGGAGGACAACACGCTCTGCATGAGGTGCCACGGTACGGGAGAGGCTGTCAACGGAGTGAAAGCCCCCGTCATTGACATCTCCAAACATACTCCGTGCCCGCAGTCCAGCATGGGCGCGCGGTGCGTGGAGTGCCACATGCCGGAAAGCCTGTACATGGCGCGCGACCCGCGCCGCGACCATTCGTTCAATTCCCCGGATCCGCTGCTGAGCGTGGAACTGGGCATCCCGAACGCCTGCACCATGTGCCACCGGGACAAGAGCAATGAATGGGCCGCGGAAGCGGTGAAAAAATATTACGGGCCGGACCCCAAAATGGCGAAATACAGGGATCGTACCAGGGCCGTGCAGCATGCGTATGAAGGCAAGGAGGATGTTCTGCCCCTGTTGATGGAATGCTTCAGGAAGGAGGAAGTGGGGGCATGGCGCGCCACGCTGCTGGACCTGATGGACTCCTGGGCTCATGAACCCGCCGTGCAGGAACTGGCTGCCGGAGCGGTGAATGATCCGGATGCCCTGACCCGTGCCGCCGCCGCCAAGGTAATGGGCCGCGCGAACAATCCTTCCGCCGGAAAACTTCTCAATGACCCTCTCAAGGTCGTGCGCCTGCAGGCGGAATGGGCCCTGCGGGATTCCCTGCCGCCGGACAGCCCCGGCATGAAGGAACTGACGGCGGCCGCACTGCACCAGGCGGACCAGCCCTCCGGGGCCATGAAGCTGGCGCAGATCGCCATCAGCCGGAAAGACGCCAGAGCGGCGGAACAATGGTTTGCCAAGGCATTGAAGTGGGATGCCACCTCCTCTGTCGTGCACCGGGACTACGCCGTATTCCTGGCATCCCAGGGCCGCAGCGGGGAAGCCGTGGAACAGATGAGGGAGGCGGTGCGGCTGGCTCCCCGGGACGCCAACCTGTGGTACCTGCTGGGCCTGGGCCAGATTGAAAACAATGACGAGCCGGGGGCGCTCCAATCCTTTGACGAGGCGCTCAAAATAGAACCCGCCTTCATCCGCGCCCTGTTCAACCGCGCCCTCCTCAATGAAAAGGTGGGACGTCTGGAACAGGCGATTCAGGATCTGGAAAACTGTTCCTCCCTGGACAAGGAAAACCCGGATATTCCCTTCACCCTGGCGGTCATGCTGTACCGCAACGGCCATTACCGGGATGCCGCCGCCGCCGCCGCGGAAACCCTGCGCCGGGAGCCGAGGCACGCACAGGCCAGACAAATTCTGGAATCAGCTTCTCGACACGGAAAATAAGATGTAGTATATCAATGTCATGTGTTTGAATTTTCCTTCTATTCGGACTCTGTTGGCGGGAGCGTTCCTGCTGGGCACTTCCCTCGGCTTTGCGGAATCTCAGGACTCTGCGGCGGACCCCTCCCTCCGCACCTGGACGAACAAGACTACGGGCACCACGGTGGAAGCGCGTCCCATAGCCCTGAACATGAAAACCGTCAAACTGGTGACCACGGCCAAAAAGCCCATCACTATGCCGTTGGAAAAACTTTCTGATGAAGACCGCACATGGCTGGAGGAGCACAAGGACGTTATCGGCAAGCCCCTTTCCGAATGGTCTTCCACACCGTCCGGACCGCTGGCCGAGGAAATGAAGGGGCAGACCTACATGCTGGAGGACGGCAAGCTCAAGAAAAAGGACGGCAAGCTGAACGCCAAATATTTCATTCTCTATTTCAGTGCAAGCTGGTGCGGCCCGTGCTGCCGTAATGCCCCGCACAGCGTGGAATCCTACAACAAGGTGGTGAAGGAAAACCCGGATGTGGAAGTCATCATGTGCAATCTGGACCAGAATCTGGAAGCTGCCCAGAAATGGGCCGCGGCCAACAACATGCCCTGGCCTGTCCTGCTGCGGAAGGACCTGACGGAAATGGCTAAAAAGGTCGCTCCGCGCGGTATTCCTACGATGGTTTTGATGGACAAGGACGGAAAAGCACTCCAGTCCTCCCAGAATATGGAACAGTTGGTGAAGGCGGCCGGTTCCTCCCGACCATCACGCTAGGCGCAAAAACTTTCCCGCCTTTTTGAAACGATGCCCGCAGTCCGTAAATCCCAGGCCGACCGTTCCGCGGAAACCAGCGGCAAAATTCTCCGCGCCGCACAAAAGCTTTTTGCCCGCAGCGGCTTTGACGGCGTGACCATGCGCGCCATCGCCTCGGAGGCCGGGGTGAACCTGGCTTCCATCGTTTATTACTTTGAAAACAAGGAAGGGCTTTATCTCTCCGTCTTCCGCCATTATGCGGAACCTCTGATGGAAGAACGCATGAAACTGCTGAAGGAGGCGGACAGGGAACCGTCCCTCAGGGCGTACGCCCGCGCATTCATTGAGCCTGCCTTCCGCATACTTCTGGACGAAAGCCTGGGCGGCCCGGACCATATGCGCCTGCTGTGGCGCCTGCCGCAGGAACCGGAATGCCTCGTTGAGAAAATCTATGACGAATTCTACGCCCCTGTCATCCGGGAAATGACGGAAAGGGTTCGCCAGATCTGTCCGTGGGGAGATGAACTTTCCCTGTCCTGGCATGTTCATATCATGAGCTCCATCTTTCATGCCACGCTGGGTAAATACGCCACGCGCCCCGACCTTCACGACAAGGAACCCTGGATGAAGGACCAGGACCGCATCCTGAAAATGATCGTGGACACGGCCGTGCTGCTCATTTCCCGTCCGGCTCTTTCTCCGGATAAAGAAGGGAACGCATAAAACCCTTTCTAGGCCTCTCCGAGCCGCCTCCTTACCGCCTCAACGGTTCCCGTGATGTCGGGATGCGTGAGCAGCCAGGAAACGATCACGGCCCTTGTCGCCCCGGCATCCAGAACGGCGGGAAGGGTGGCCTTATTGATGCCGCCGATGCAGAAGACGGGGAAATCCTCCGGAAGCTGCGCCTGCACGCCCGCAATGTGCTCCAGGCCGATCGCCTGCCTTCCCGGCTTGGTGCCTGTGGGAAACAGGGGGCCGAATCCTATGTAGTCCGCCCCCTCCCGGAAGCCGCCCAGCGCCTGTTCCGGGCTGTGGGTGGAGCGGCCTATGAGGGCGTCCGGCCCCAGCAGGCTCCGCGCGGCCTCCAGCTTCCCGTCTTCCTGCCCCAGATGCACCCCGTCTGCGCCGATGCTCCGGGCGACTTCCGGGTAGTCGTTGATGATGAAAAGACAGCCGTATTCCCGGCACAGGGGGGCAAGTTGGCGGCCCATGCGCTCTATATGCTCCGGGGCGTGGTTCTTCGCCCTGAGCTGAAGAATGCCCAGCCCTCCCGCCAGCAGTTTTTTTGAGACAGGTATCAGTTGATCTTCAGGTATGTATCCCAAATCCACAATGCCGTACAGGCGGCAGGCGGTGAGGCGTTCCATCCGGTTCATGCACGGGAATTGTACCGGATAAAATCATCCGGGCAAGACGCTTCCCAATCTTGACCGTAAAGGGCTGTGTGGTACACTCCCCCCATCGTGTCCCCCGCATTATATTCTGCTGCCAAAAGTTTGTTGTTCCAGTTGAATCCGGAAACTGCCCACAACCTGACGCTGTTCGGGTTGCGCATGGCTGAAAGGATGCGCGTTCTCCCCCTCCTGATGGGTGGCGTACCTTCCGATCCGGTGGAAATCCTGGGCATGAAATTCCCCAACAGGGTGGGCCTTGCCGCCGGGATGGACAAGGAGGCGGATACGGTCAGCGCCTTCGGCCAGGTGGGATTCGGCTTTGTGGAGGTGGGAACGCTGACGCCGCGCCCCCAGCCCGGCAACGACAAGCCCCGCCTGTTCCGCCTCATTCCCCAGCGTGCCATCATCAATAGAATGGGCTTCAACAATCACGGCATTGCCGCCGGCGTGGAAAACATCCGGGAGGCCACCCGCTTCAACGGGGTGCTTGGTGTCAACATCGGCAAAAACAAGGTGACGCCGAACGAAGATGCCGCCCAGGACTACCTGGCCTGCCTGAGAGCGGCGTGGCCCGTGGCGGACTACATTGCCATTAACTTCTCCTCCCCCAATACGCCGGGTCTGCGCGACCTCCAGGCGGCTGAGCCCGCCGCGCGCCTGCTGGCTTCCCTGAAATCGGAACAGGCGAACATGGCGGCGGAAACCGGGCGGCAGGTTCCCATCTTCATGAAAGTGGCTCCGGACGTCACGGACGAACAAATCACGGAACTCAGCCGGGTCTTTCTGGATGAAGGGCTGGACGGCCTGATCGCCACGAACACTACGCTTTCCCGCACCGGCGCGGAAAACAGTCCGCGCAGGGAGGAAGCGGGCGGCCTCTCCGGTGCACCCCTCACGGCACGTTCCACGGAAGTAATCGGGGCCTTTGCCTCGGAATTGAAAGGCCGCATCCCGATCATCGGCGTAGGCGGCATCATGAGCGGGGCGGATGCCGTCGCCAAAATCAAGGCCGGCGCCAGTCTGGTCCAACTGTATACGGGCTTCATCTACCGGGGCCCCAACCTGATCCGGGAATGTGTGGAAGCCATGAAGGCGGAATGCCCCGTAAACTCCTGAACCCCTCACCCTGCACAGACCCTGATTCATGGCGGACACCTTCGTACACCTCCACAACCACACGGAATACTCCCTTCTGGACGGCGCCGTCCACATCAAGGACCTCATTGCGGAATGCTCCCGCATGGGAATGCCCGCCGTCGCCGTCACGGATCACGGCAACCTCTTTGGAGCCATTGAGCTGGTCATGGAGACCAACAGCCTCAACAAATCCGCGGAAGCCTGGAACAAGGAACACCCGGAAGGCCCATGGAAACAGCCCGTGAAGCCTATCTTCGGCTGTGAAGTGTACCTCTCCCCCACGCCCATCGGCGTGAAAAAGCAGCTTCCCGGCCGGCGCAAATACACACACCTTCTTCTTCTGGCGGAAAATGAAACGGGCTGGCAGAACCTGGTCAAGATGGTCTCCCGCTCCCATCTGGAAGGCTTCTACTACAAGCCGCGCGTGGACATGGAAACCCTGCGGGAATTCCATGAGGGCCTCATCTGCTGCACGGCGTGCCTTGCCGGGCCCCTCAATGAATGGCTGCTCAACGACCAGCCGGAAAAGGCGGAAGAAGCCCTGCTGGCCCTGAAAGATGTCTTCGGGGAGAACAACATCTTTGTGGAATTGCAGGACCACGGCATGGAGGAACAGAAAAAGTGCCTTCCGGAACTGGTGCGCATCGCCCGCAAAACCGGAACGCCCATCCTGGCCACCAATGACGTTCATTTCCTGAAAAGGGAGGACCATGACATGCACGATGCGCTCATCTGCATAGGCACCAACGAAAAACTGGCCTCCCCCAAGCGCATGCGCTACTCCACGGAAGTTTACCTCAAATCCCCGGAGGAAATGAGGGAAGTATTCAAGGACTATCCGGACGCGCTGGAAAACACGCTGAAAATCGCGGAGCGCTGCAATGTCACGATCAAGCTGGACTCCACCAGCACGGAAAAATACCCCGAATTCGGCACGCCGGACGGCTCCACACGCGAGGAATACCTGCGCAAGGTGTGCTACAAGGGACTGGAAGAACGGTACGGCAAGGAGCGCGTGGCCGCGGACAAGGAACTGTGCGCCCGCCTGGACTATGAACTGGGTATCATCAACCAGTTGAAGTTCGCTTCCTACTTCCTGATTACGGCGGACTTCATCAACTGGGCGAAGGACCACGATATTCCCGTGGGGCCCGGCCGCGGTTCCGCCGCCGGCTCTCTGGTGGCGTACGCCATGAAAATCACGAACATCGACCCGTTGCGCTTCGGCCTCATCTTTGAACGCTTCTTGAATCCGGAGCGCGTGAGCCCGCCGGATATCGACATTGACTTCTGCCAGACGCGCCGTCCGGAGGTGATTGACTACGTACGGCAGAAATACGGGGAGCGCGCCGTGTCCCATATCATCACGTACGGCACCATGGGCGCCAAATCCGTTCTCAGGGACGTGGCGCGCGTGATGGACATGTCTTATGCCGACGGCGACCGCATCTCCAAGCTGATTGAAACGGGGCCCAAGGTGACGCTGCAATCCAGCTATAAAAGCAATGAGGAACTGCGCGACCTTATTGCGTCCGATGAAGCGTACACGGAACTCTGGGGGTACGCGACCCGCCTGGAGGGCCTGATACGCAACGTGGGCGTGCACGCCGCAGGCGTCGTTATCGGTGACCGTCCCCTGGACGAACACGTGGCCCTGACCCGTGACGACCTTTCCGATCCCCACGCCGCCGTCGTCGCCCAGTGCGACATGAGCGCCATTTATGAAGTGGGGCTGTTGAAAATGGACTTTCTGGGGCTGAAAACCCTCACCGTCATGCACGACGCGGAGGAATACGCCCGCTGGCGCGTTCCGGAATTCAGACTGGACGACGTGCCCCTGGACGACCGTGAAACACTGGACCTGCTCAACAGGGGGGACACGATGGGTGTGTTCCAGTTGGAATCCGGCGGCATGGTGGATACCTGCCGGAGGTATGGCATCCAGAAAATTGAAGACATCATTGACTTGCTGGCCCTGTACCGTCCGGGAGCCATGCAGTTCATGGATGAAATGATCGAGGTCAAGAAGGGCATCCGGAAGGTGGAATATGAACACCCCCTGCTGGAGCAGGTCAGCGGAGAAACTTACGGCGTGATGATCTACCAGGAACAGGTGCAGGCCGCGGCCAAGCTGCTGGCGGGCTACACGCTCGGCGGCGCCGACCTTCTGCGGCGCGCCATGGGTAAGAAAGACCCCGCGAAAATGGCCAAGGAAAAGGCCCACTTTGTGGAAGGATGCTGGAAAACCAACCAGATTGACGAAAAAACGGCCACGGCCATCTTTGACAAAATTGAAAAATTCGCCGGGTACGGGTTCAACAAATCCCACTCCGCCTGCTACGGCCACATCTCCTACTGGACGGCCTATCTCAAGGCCCACTTCCCCGTGGAATTCCTCTGCGGCCTGATGTCCAATGAAGTGAATAACGACAAAATCGGCGTGTTCATCCAGGAGGCCAACCGCATGGGCATTGAAATCCTGCCGCCCAACGTGAACAAATCCATGCTCAAATTCACTCCTGAAGAAACGCCTTCCGGCAAGCTGGCCGTGCGCTACGGCCTGGCCGCCATCAAGAACGTGGGTGAAGGCGCCATGCAGATTCTTCTGGAAGAGCGGAACAGGAACGGGGAATTCACCAGCATGGAGGACATCTGTAACAGGCTGGACTCCAAATCCGTCAACAAGAAAATTCTGGAATCCCTGATTCGCGCTGGTGCGCTGGACTGGACGCTGGAACCGCGTTCCGTCATGTTCGAGCGCGTGGACCTGGCCCTCAGCGGCGCCTCCCAGGTGCACAAGGACAAGGCGCTGGGGCAGGGCTCCCTATTTGACATGACCTTTGAGGCCCCCAGGGTAAAAGATGAGCCTCCCGTTCCGGAATGGCCCAAGGAACAGCGCATGACTGATGAAAAAGACTTGCTGGGCGCCTACTTCTGCGGGCACCCCTTGGATTCCATGCGCGGTGTCATTGATGCGGAAAAATACACGCGCATCGGCCTCATAGACTCCCTGGAATCCCACGAACTCAAGCAGAAGCACCAGATTGCCGGCATGGTGCGCTCTGTCATTCCCAAAATCAGCAAGGCGGGAAGGAAATTCGCCATCCTGACCCTGGAAGACTTTACCGGAAGCGTGGAAGTGCTTCTGTGGTCGGACGTCTATGAAAAAGCCCTGGAAATGGAAGGCGGCCTGGAACCCGGCGTCTTCGTGGCCGTGCGCGCCAACATCCGGGAGGACGACCGCACCTCCTCCAAGAGCGTGGCCGCCCAGGGCATTGACCCGCTGGGCGGGAAAAAGCGCAGAACCAAATCCGGAGACCAGGGGCCGCTGAACATCATTGTCAGTCCCCTGCGCCACACCAGGGAAAACTTGGAACATATCCGGAACATCCTGAAAAAATATCCTGGCCGCGGCAAGGTCAACCTCACCATCAAGGACAGCCTGGGGCACAGCCGGATTCTGGAGCTGGACGAGCAATTCCGCGTCAACCGCTGTGCCGCGCTGGAAACGGAACTCTCCATGTACAACTGAAAAACCTGAATTCGTGAAAAAGGAACCGCATGTATTTCCGGAATCGGCCCGTTTGAAATTCCGGGCGTGGGAGGAAGCGGACTGGCCCTTTTTTGCGGCCATGAACGCCAGCCCCCTGGTGATGCGCTTCTTCCCTTCCGTGTTGACGGAGGAGGAATCCCGCTCCATGTGGGACCGCATGCGGGCAGAGCTGGATGAAAAGGGCTATGGCCTGTATGCCGTGGAGCTTAAATCCTCCGGCGCCCTCATCGGCCTTCTGGGCTTCCATTGGGTGGAATTTGAGGCGGAATTCACCCCCTGCGTGGAAATAGGCTGGCGGCTGGTGCCGGAAGCCTGGGGGTATGGTTATGCCACGGAAGGAGCCGTGGCGTGCCTGGAATACGGATTTTCCCGCCTGGGATTTGACCGGGTGTACTCCTTCGCCGCCTGTGTGAACCATCCTTCACAAGCCGTGATGCGGCGCGCCGGAATGAAAAAAACGGCGGAATTCAACCATCCGAAAGTGTCTGCGTCCTCTCCTCTCCATCCGCACGTTTTATACATGCTGGAAGCTCCATGCAAATAATGGGGAAAGACGGTTTATTCCCGGGGAAGACCCTTCGGAAATAAAAAAGGCAGCCGTGGGGGCATGGCGGCCATCCGAGTGCAAGAGGACCTCCGGTGGCTTTGACTTCCCAGTCTGCCGGGCGTGAACGGAGCATTCCTCCATGTGAAAAAGACGGATTCCCTTTTCGCGTTTCTTCCGGCCATTCCCTCCGGAGGAATGAAAACTCCACCGTTTTTCAGAGCAAACCTGTTAAACCAATCTCATGTATAAAACAGGGTACGGATTACCTTGTTCGTCGTGATCCGTTCTTTTGTAAACCTGGAATCCCATGTGTTCGTAAAATCCCTTGGCCTGCGGATTTTGTTCGTTGACTCCCAGTGTATTGATAGCGAAATTCTGCATACCGTACTGAAGCAGCTTCCTTCCCAATCCCCGCCCCGTTTCTTCCGGAGAAATAAACAGCATTTCCAGCTTTTGCCCCTCTATCCCCATGAACGCTGCGGGAACGCCCTGGCCATTCTCTGCGACAATCAAATGAGAAATATCTCTCAATGCTTGAGGAACATATTTTTTGATATCTTCCATATCCGCTTCTGCCAGAAAAAAATGCGTTGCCCTGACCGAGTTTTCCCAGACGTTCAGGAGCTGTTCCAGCAACAGGGAATCCCTGTCTTCCATGTCGGCTATCCTTATATTCATACCGCGTCCAATTTTGATTAATTAAGTACTCCTCATTTGCCAAAGGCGCAACTGCTGAATTTTCCACCATTCTAATTTCCGCATATAACCATGTCAAACGGACCCTGCCGCGCCATGGTTTCATGCCGCTATTCATAAACGTTCTGACAGTATTTGTGGAACTGGCGGTTTTGCTTGCGGGGGCGCATGGAAAATCAAACGGGATGCAGTTCCATAGGAGCTGCATCCCGGTGATTCGGGGTTGGGGCTGTGGGCCTGGGAGGAAGCACTCTCCCAGCCCCGTTGTTTGCGACTTAGAAGGCGTAGCTTACCCCGGCGTTGACCCGGTGGTAGGTTGACTTGCTTCTGCCTTCAAATTCATAACCGCCGTAGGCCGTCCACCGCGGATTGATGACCACAGTGCTGTTGTAATTGACGCGCACGGCGTTGCGGTCCGGGCGGGACCCCCTGGCAGTCCAGGAAAAATCGTTCATCAGGCGTCTGGCGCGGGTTTCCGGATTGTCGCGGACCACGTCGGGAACGTAGCTCACGGCCAGGCTGTTCACCCACAGGACTCCGTTGCTGAATTGCAGGGACTTGCTGATTCC
This genomic stretch from Akkermansia biwaensis harbors:
- a CDS encoding quinone-dependent dihydroorotate dehydrogenase; amino-acid sequence: MSPALYSAAKSLLFQLNPETAHNLTLFGLRMAERMRVLPLLMGGVPSDPVEILGMKFPNRVGLAAGMDKEADTVSAFGQVGFGFVEVGTLTPRPQPGNDKPRLFRLIPQRAIINRMGFNNHGIAAGVENIREATRFNGVLGVNIGKNKVTPNEDAAQDYLACLRAAWPVADYIAINFSSPNTPGLRDLQAAEPAARLLASLKSEQANMAAETGRQVPIFMKVAPDVTDEQITELSRVFLDEGLDGLIATNTTLSRTGAENSPRREEAGGLSGAPLTARSTEVIGAFASELKGRIPIIGVGGIMSGADAVAKIKAGASLVQLYTGFIYRGPNLIRECVEAMKAECPVNS
- a CDS encoding TetR/AcrR family transcriptional regulator, whose protein sequence is MPAVRKSQADRSAETSGKILRAAQKLFARSGFDGVTMRAIASEAGVNLASIVYYFENKEGLYLSVFRHYAEPLMEERMKLLKEADREPSLRAYARAFIEPAFRILLDESLGGPDHMRLLWRLPQEPECLVEKIYDEFYAPVIREMTERVRQICPWGDELSLSWHVHIMSSIFHATLGKYATRPDLHDKEPWMKDQDRILKMIVDTAVLLISRPALSPDKEGNA
- a CDS encoding TlpA family protein disulfide reductase, whose amino-acid sequence is MCLNFPSIRTLLAGAFLLGTSLGFAESQDSAADPSLRTWTNKTTGTTVEARPIALNMKTVKLVTTAKKPITMPLEKLSDEDRTWLEEHKDVIGKPLSEWSSTPSGPLAEEMKGQTYMLEDGKLKKKDGKLNAKYFILYFSASWCGPCCRNAPHSVESYNKVVKENPDVEVIMCNLDQNLEAAQKWAAANNMPWPVLLRKDLTEMAKKVAPRGIPTMVLMDKDGKALQSSQNMEQLVKAAGSSRPSR
- a CDS encoding tetratricopeptide repeat protein, whose translation is MSETEPSRVSSKKPSVKKWVVLIVVLGALVGLGTMMKAWMERRAGTGVQPAVFTGGSEHWDQNEVPVSMQCGACHEKEFRQWAGSDHAWAFRKLGDQWESEAFHNMKLSAHGSVLQFSTDGQGRTVHDGQANTSWRAEWATGRIPLVQYLVPAKDGGYHTLSAAWDVNRKEWFDIFGKEVRQPGDWGHWTGRGMNWNTQCAWCHMSLFHKNYDPVKDRYASTWKEPGVTCIQCHGPLLDKPEAGTGCMISTKNKLTPQQIHDNCASCHARRDEFDHDFAVGDRFDDHFQLVLPVQPGVFWPNGMQRDEDYCETGLRLSRMGKAGVTCLDCHDPHTGTLKLPQEDNTLCMRCHGTGEAVNGVKAPVIDISKHTPCPQSSMGARCVECHMPESLYMARDPRRDHSFNSPDPLLSVELGIPNACTMCHRDKSNEWAAEAVKKYYGPDPKMAKYRDRTRAVQHAYEGKEDVLPLLMECFRKEEVGAWRATLLDLMDSWAHEPAVQELAAGAVNDPDALTRAAAAKVMGRANNPSAGKLLNDPLKVVRLQAEWALRDSLPPDSPGMKELTAAALHQADQPSGAMKLAQIAISRKDARAAEQWFAKALKWDATSSVVHRDYAVFLASQGRSGEAVEQMREAVRLAPRDANLWYLLGLGQIENNDEPGALQSFDEALKIEPAFIRALFNRALLNEKVGRLEQAIQDLENCSSLDKENPDIPFTLAVMLYRNGHYRDAAAAAAETLRREPRHAQARQILESASRHGK
- the thiE gene encoding thiamine phosphate synthase: MNRMERLTACRLYGIVDLGYIPEDQLIPVSKKLLAGGLGILQLRAKNHAPEHIERMGRQLAPLCREYGCLFIINDYPEVARSIGADGVHLGQEDGKLEAARSLLGPDALIGRSTHSPEQALGGFREGADYIGFGPLFPTGTKPGRQAIGLEHIAGVQAQLPEDFPVFCIGGINKATLPAVLDAGATRAVIVSWLLTHPDITGTVEAVRRRLGEA
- a CDS encoding hemolysin family protein → MMTVLIILLLIVLNGLFVAAEFALLGAPRAALEQMAASGNMVARHITQVLKTPRLQDRYIATAQLGITFASLGLGMYGEHTMAVWIQEWLGRYGWASWLVAHGAASVLSVGLLTYLHIVLGEMVPKALALQYATKLCLIITMPMYVIQLCLYPLVVGMNTLGNFFLGLLGVDRNESKSHYHSAEELQYIIEESHENGALPEESGRIMDCLFDLDDLYVHQVMTPRVRIDAIPEGADHEQIREIVRRTRRTRYPVYRGDLDHVVGMVHARDLFRIMLRGESLGTQYIHSIPKVPKTVKFDNVVEIMRRDNVRLAIILDEHGGTSGLLTLTDVFSEVMGWDRGRIRVLTDLPPDAVGFSCDVSGLARIGELGEALDMDLQNEEIDTVGGLVLNLLQAPAREGDIVGYLGLEFKVTRTDNGGVERCVVTRITPLMREEALEGEE